The following proteins are encoded in a genomic region of Papaver somniferum cultivar HN1 unplaced genomic scaffold, ASM357369v1 unplaced-scaffold_10, whole genome shotgun sequence:
- the LOC113326837 gene encoding calcium-dependent protein kinase 26-like isoform X1, producing MACDRDVLDDLDVAVVVEMGLIVKRDEEHLVAASGYFDKDGSDNITVDELQQACVEHNMTDVLLEDISKEVDQDNLQLQRRWSCYGSDSRVRYGAGCADGFNARGVVGEVLILKHQKEEKELNLIVCRWV from the exons ATGGCTTGTGATAGAGATGTTCTTGATGATTTGGATGTAGCTGTAGTTGTTGAGATGGGTTTGATAGTTAAAAGGGATGAGGAACACTTGGTTGCAGCATCGGGGTACTTTGACAAAGACGGTAGTGATAATATTACAGTTGATGAACTCCAGCAAGCTTGTGTGGAGCATAACATGACTGACGTTCTTCTTGAGGATATCTCTAAAGAAGTTGATCAAGATAAT CTACAGTTACAGAGAAGGTGGAGTTGTTATGGGTCTGATAGTCGAGTTCGATATGGTGCTGGTTGTGCTGATGGTTTTAATGCAAGAGGAGTTGTTGGAGAAGTTTTGATTTTGAAGCACCAGAAAGAGGAGAAAGAATTAAATCTTATAGTTTGCAGATGGGTTTGA
- the LOC113326837 gene encoding calcium-dependent protein kinase 6-like isoform X2: MACDRDVLDDLDVAVVVEMGLIVKRDEEHLVAASGYFDKDGSDNITVDELQQACVEHNMTDVLLEDISKEVDQDNVEIAATVTEKVELLWV; the protein is encoded by the exons ATGGCTTGTGATAGAGATGTTCTTGATGATTTGGATGTAGCTGTAGTTGTTGAGATGGGTTTGATAGTTAAAAGGGATGAGGAACACTTGGTTGCAGCATCGGGGTACTTTGACAAAGACGGTAGTGATAATATTACAGTTGATGAACTCCAGCAAGCTTGTGTGGAGCATAACATGACTGACGTTCTTCTTGAGGATATCTCTAAAGAAGTTGATCAAGATAAT GTGGAAATTGCAGCTACAGTTACAGAGAAGGTGGAGTTGTTATGGGTCTGA